One genomic window of Hymenobacter sp. BRD128 includes the following:
- a CDS encoding conjugal transfer protein TraK — translation MQFLTVLSAVTMLVIATLAGFMTAHAYEVSGRRVYVVGPGGTFSALLAAPEAHTEFEVRNLVRQFMQTMYAHDQYTFKQHLDAALPLIDDTDGRRIYAGFKKGQVFENYVHYGARQVLDVDSIVLQLKKRPFMATAYCRQRIFMGDQQSAPTGLAAHFNLIEVDRSEKNPYGLQLTNFDYLPYAPPVSKEEQDFLKSQAAERATKIAALKAAAGATAAPPAPKPAPAE, via the coding sequence ATGCAGTTTCTGACCGTGCTCAGCGCGGTTACCATGCTGGTTATCGCCACTTTGGCCGGCTTCATGACCGCTCACGCCTACGAGGTCAGCGGCCGCCGCGTCTACGTCGTAGGCCCCGGCGGCACGTTTTCGGCCCTGCTCGCGGCCCCGGAAGCCCACACCGAATTCGAGGTGCGCAACCTGGTGCGGCAGTTCATGCAAACCATGTATGCCCACGACCAGTACACCTTCAAGCAGCACCTCGACGCGGCCCTGCCCCTGATTGATGATACGGACGGGCGCCGCATCTACGCCGGGTTTAAAAAGGGCCAGGTTTTCGAGAATTACGTGCACTACGGCGCCCGGCAGGTCCTCGACGTGGATAGCATCGTGCTGCAACTTAAGAAGCGGCCGTTCATGGCCACGGCCTACTGCCGGCAGCGCATTTTTATGGGGGACCAGCAGAGTGCCCCGACCGGCCTGGCCGCGCACTTCAACCTGATTGAGGTAGACCGCAGCGAGAAGAATCCCTACGGCTTGCAGCTCACCAACTTCGACTACCTGCCTTACGCGCCGCCCGTCTCGAAGGAAGAACAGGACTTCTTGAAGTCCCAGGCCGCTGAGCGCGCCACGAAAATCGCCGCGCTCAAGGCCGCGGCCGGCGCTACGGCGGCCCCGCCCGCGCCCAAACCGGCTCCGGCCGAATAA